From the Clostridium putrefaciens genome, one window contains:
- a CDS encoding nucleoside kinase, which yields MGDINLCFIDGKEALVESGTIIKKVIDTYKLDYTKEALLAKIDKDYYELNTKLEKGGKFEVVKLDSDIGAKTYARSLQFVMIKAVYDLFKGSKVNIEHSLSKGIFVEVAKEDPLSEKDLIAIRKRMQEIIDNDIPINKISVTKKKATEIFESYGMEDKLRLLRHINNEEVKLYELDGRYDYFYGPMVYSTGALQMFELIYYKPGFILRFPESKNPKVIPKFIEHKKLSKIFAETEHWNNILEIGDVGALNDKVKGGNILELIRVAEALHEKKIAYIADMISEKEEVKIVLIAGPTSSGKTTFANRLAIQLRVNGHIPIPISLDDYFIDRELTPKDENGDYDFESIEALDLELFNRHLNKLLKGEEISVPTFDFKEGKRRWTGNKVSMPKNGIIIIEGIHGLNDKLTKGVDSNNKFKIYISALTQLNIDNHNRISTTDVRMIRRIVRDLLSRGYSGENTLSMWNSIRRGEEKNIFTFQEEADVMFNSTLVYELCVLKKYAIEELSKINQDSPVYYEALRLISFLNFFKEVDTNMVPESSILREFIGGSCFYKY from the coding sequence ATGGGAGATATAAACTTGTGTTTTATTGATGGAAAAGAAGCTTTAGTTGAAAGCGGAACAATTATAAAAAAGGTTATTGATACTTATAAATTAGACTATACAAAAGAAGCGTTATTAGCTAAAATAGATAAGGATTATTATGAACTTAATACTAAATTAGAAAAGGGCGGAAAGTTCGAAGTAGTAAAGCTAGATAGCGATATAGGAGCGAAAACCTATGCTAGGAGTCTCCAATTTGTTATGATAAAAGCAGTCTATGATCTATTTAAGGGATCAAAAGTAAATATAGAACATTCTCTTAGTAAAGGGATATTTGTGGAGGTTGCTAAAGAAGATCCTTTAAGTGAAAAGGATTTAATAGCTATAAGAAAGAGAATGCAAGAGATAATAGATAATGATATTCCTATAAACAAGATTTCTGTTACAAAAAAAAAGGCAACAGAAATATTTGAGTCTTATGGCATGGAAGATAAGCTTAGACTTCTTAGACATATAAATAATGAAGAGGTAAAGCTATATGAGCTAGATGGTAGATATGATTATTTTTATGGGCCAATGGTATATTCTACAGGTGCTTTGCAAATGTTTGAGCTAATTTATTATAAGCCAGGGTTTATATTAAGATTTCCAGAGTCAAAGAATCCTAAAGTGATACCTAAGTTTATAGAACATAAGAAGTTATCAAAAATATTTGCTGAAACAGAACATTGGAATAACATTTTAGAAATTGGAGATGTAGGAGCTTTAAATGATAAGGTTAAGGGTGGAAACATTTTAGAGCTTATACGGGTTGCAGAAGCTCTTCATGAAAAAAAGATAGCATATATAGCTGATATGATAAGTGAAAAAGAAGAAGTGAAAATAGTGCTTATAGCGGGTCCCACATCATCAGGTAAAACAACATTTGCAAATAGACTTGCAATACAGCTTAGAGTAAATGGTCATATACCTATTCCTATATCCTTAGATGATTACTTTATTGACAGGGAACTTACACCTAAAGATGAAAATGGCGATTATGATTTTGAATCTATTGAAGCCTTAGATTTAGAACTTTTTAATAGGCATCTAAATAAGTTGTTAAAAGGAGAAGAGATAAGTGTACCAACTTTTGACTTTAAGGAAGGAAAAAGAAGGTGGACAGGAAACAAAGTAAGTATGCCTAAAAATGGAATCATAATAATAGAAGGGATACATGGTCTTAATGATAAACTAACTAAAGGGGTAGATTCTAATAATAAGTTTAAGATATATATAAGTGCTCTTACGCAGCTAAATATTGATAATCATAATAGAATATCAACAACAGATGTTAGGATGATAAGAAGGATTGTAAGAGACCTTTTATCAAGGGGTTATAGTGGAGAAAATACTCTTTCGATGTGGAATTCTATAAGAAGGGGAGAAGAAAAGAATATATTTACCTTTCAAGAAGAGGCAGATGTTATGTTTAATTCTACCCTAGTATATGAACTGTGCGTGCTTAAAAAGTATGCAATAGAAGAACTTTCAAAGATAAACCAGGATAGTCCTGTATACTATGAAGCATTAAGACTTATAAGTTTTTTGAATTTCTTTAAAGAAGTAGATACAAATATGGTGCCGGAAAGCTCTATATTAAGAGAATTTATTGGCGGAAGCTGTTTTTATAAGTACTAG
- the sdaAB gene encoding L-serine ammonia-lyase, iron-sulfur-dependent subunit beta, whose amino-acid sequence MSRFGVFDILGPIMIGPSSSHTAGAARLAKIAAIISGPEIKEVVFLLHGSFAKTYKGHGTDRALVAGILGMDPDDEKLRYSLEIATTKNIKVSFREADLGDVHPNTVKLLIKLKDDNLVTVMGSSIGGGNIIILEVDEEKLEFTGEYPTLIVKHIDALGLISKVTSLIYEEGTNIASMSVFRSKKGSEATMIFETDNIIPKSAIEKIKAVENVIGVRAINPVKEGE is encoded by the coding sequence ATGAGTAGATTTGGAGTTTTCGACATACTAGGGCCAATAATGATAGGTCCATCTAGTTCGCACACAGCAGGGGCTGCAAGACTTGCAAAAATAGCTGCAATAATATCAGGACCTGAAATAAAAGAAGTGGTATTTTTGCTACATGGGTCTTTTGCTAAAACTTATAAAGGTCACGGTACAGATAGAGCTCTAGTTGCTGGAATATTAGGTATGGACCCTGATGATGAAAAGCTTCGATACTCTCTAGAAATAGCAACAACAAAGAATATTAAGGTAAGTTTTAGAGAAGCAGATTTAGGAGATGTTCATCCTAATACAGTTAAGCTTTTAATTAAACTTAAAGATGATAATTTAGTTACAGTTATGGGTTCATCTATAGGTGGGGGCAATATAATTATATTAGAAGTTGATGAAGAAAAACTTGAATTTACAGGGGAGTATCCAACTCTTATAGTTAAGCATATTGATGCTTTAGGCTTAATTTCAAAGGTTACTTCTTTAATATATGAAGAGGGAACTAATATAGCATCTATGAGTGTATTTAGAAGTAAAAAGGGATCAGAAGCTACTATGATATTTGAAACAGATAATATAATACCTAAAAGTGCAATAGAAAAGATAAAGGCAGTAGAAAATGTTATAGGAGTTAGAGCAATTAACCCAGTAAAGGAAGGTGAATAA
- the sdaAA gene encoding L-serine ammonia-lyase, iron-sulfur-dependent, subunit alpha, translating into MFANTGRELLEICGTENISLSEYAIRFEMEKSEMDRETVMNKMLKNLKVMEESASYGLTHVTKSVSGLIGGDAFKVNEYLKKGNSLTGNIMGKAMARALSCSEVNASMGRIVASPTAGSCGIIPSVIITAGEALNKSEEEMVIGLFAASAVGLIIAQNATLSGAEGGCQAECGSAAAMAAAATVEMMGGSPAMSLHAGAIVIKNILGLVCDPIAGLVEVPCAKRNASGAVSALAAADLVMSGVESKIPFDDTVIAMYKIGKSMPCELRETALGGLAVTPAGIELKKQILGE; encoded by the coding sequence ATGTTTGCAAACACAGGAAGAGAATTACTAGAAATATGTGGCACAGAAAACATAAGTTTAAGTGAATATGCTATAAGATTCGAGATGGAAAAGTCAGAAATGGATAGAGAAACTGTGATGAATAAAATGTTGAAAAATCTTAAGGTAATGGAAGAATCGGCATCTTATGGATTAACACATGTAACAAAGTCTGTAAGTGGACTTATAGGTGGAGATGCCTTTAAGGTTAATGAGTATTTAAAAAAAGGGAATTCCTTAACAGGTAATATTATGGGCAAAGCTATGGCAAGAGCACTATCTTGTTCAGAGGTTAATGCATCCATGGGTAGGATAGTAGCTTCACCTACAGCAGGCTCTTGTGGAATAATTCCATCAGTTATAATAACTGCTGGAGAAGCTTTAAATAAAAGTGAAGAAGAAATGGTAATAGGGTTATTTGCTGCATCGGCAGTAGGTCTTATAATTGCTCAAAATGCTACTCTTTCAGGTGCAGAAGGTGGCTGCCAAGCAGAATGTGGGTCAGCGGCAGCTATGGCAGCAGCAGCAACAGTTGAAATGATGGGTGGAAGTCCAGCTATGAGTCTTCATGCAGGAGCAATTGTAATAAAAAACATATTAGGGCTTGTATGTGACCCAATTGCGGGACTTGTAGAAGTACCTTGTGCAAAAAGGAATGCATCAGGTGCTGTAAGTGCTTTAGCAGCAGCAGATTTAGTAATGTCGGGGGTAGAAAGTAAGATACCTTTTGATGATACAGTAATAGCTATGTATAAGATTGGTAAGAGCATGCCTTGTGAACTTCGGGAAACCGCATTAGGTGGTCTTGCAGTTACACCTGCAGGTATAGAACTTAAGAAACAAATTCTTGGAGAATAA
- the pssA gene encoding CDP-diacylglycerol--serine O-phosphatidyltransferase, whose translation MKKSFLPNLFTFANLGFGIMSLLMNFRGDYKLACILIIIAGLIDRYDGTIARMLDVSSDLGKQLDSLSDLVSFGVAPSMLAYNMYNFINLGILGYALLIIFPICGAYRLAKFNSVEFKGFFSGIPITAAGCIMAIFGLLTLKSEINFILPILLMSVLSYLMISTIKIKKI comes from the coding sequence ATGAAAAAAAGTTTTTTGCCTAATTTGTTTACTTTTGCAAACTTAGGTTTTGGTATCATGTCTTTATTAATGAATTTTAGAGGTGACTATAAATTAGCCTGTATCCTCATAATCATAGCTGGTTTAATAGATAGGTATGATGGTACAATAGCTAGAATGCTTGATGTGTCTAGTGATCTTGGTAAACAACTAGATTCTTTATCAGATCTTGTCTCTTTTGGAGTAGCGCCATCTATGTTAGCTTATAATATGTACAACTTTATTAATTTAGGTATCTTAGGATATGCTCTATTGATAATTTTCCCAATTTGTGGTGCATATAGACTCGCTAAATTTAATTCAGTAGAATTTAAAGGATTCTTTTCAGGTATACCTATTACAGCCGCAGGTTGTATTATGGCCATATTCGGTCTTTTAACTTTAAAAAGTGAAATCAATTTTATTTTGCCCATACTTTTAATGTCTGTATTATCTTATTTAATGATAAGTACTATAAAAATAAAGAAAATATAA